A section of the Salvelinus sp. IW2-2015 linkage group LG7, ASM291031v2, whole genome shotgun sequence genome encodes:
- the LOC111966802 gene encoding proliferation-associated protein 2G4 has protein sequence MSGDDEPQEQTIADDLVVTKYKMGAEIANQALKAVVEAAKAGVTVVSLCETGDAFIMAETGKVFRKEKDLKKGIAFPTSVSVNNCVCHFSPLKSDPEITLKDGDLIKIDLGVHVDGFISNLAHSFVVGVTKDAPLTGRKADVIKAAHLCAEAALRLVKPGNQNSQVTEAWNKIAKSFKCSAIEGMLSHQLKQHVIDGEKTIIQNPTDLQRKDHEKAEFEVHEVYAVDVLISTGEGKAKDAGQRTTIYKRDPDKQYGLKMKTSRSFFSEVERRFDAMPFTLRAFEDEGKARLGVVECAKHELLQPFNVLHEKEGEFVAQFKFTVLLMANGPLRITTGLYEQELYKSEHEVEDADLKALLQSSASRKTQKKKKKKASKTVETETAPGQPAPEVKETEAAE, from the exons ATGTCTGGAGACGACGAGCCACAAGAGCAGACCATCGCGGATGACTTGGTCGTTACCAAGTACAAGATGGGGGCCGAGATTGCCAATC AGGCCCTGAAGGCTGTGGTGGAGGCTGCAAAGGCTGGGGTGACTGTGGTCAGCCTCTGTGAGACAGGAGACGCTTTCATCATGGCAGAAACTGGAAAGGTCTTCAGGAAGGAGAAGGATCTGAAGAAAG GCATTGCGTTCCCAACCAGCGTATCAGTCAACAACTGCGTGTGCCACTTCTCTCCCCTGAAGAGTGACCCTGAGATCACACTGAAGGACGGGGACCTCATCAAAAT TGACCTGGGGGTGCACGTCGATGGCTTCATCTCAAACCTGGCTCACAGCTTTGTGGTGGGAGTGACCAAG GATGCTCCGTTGACAGGACGTAAGGCTGACGTTATTAAAGCGGCACACCTGTGTGCCGAGGCTGCCCTCAGACTGGTCAAGCCTGGAAACCAG AACTCACAGGTCACAGAAGCCTGGAACAAGATTGCCAAGTCATTCAAATGCTCAGCCATAGAGG GCATGCTGTCCCATCAGTTGAAGCAGCATGTTATTGACGGAGAGAAAACCATCATTCAGAACCCCACGGACCTGCAGAG GAAGGACCACGAGAAGGCAGAGTTTGAGGTACACGAGGTGTATGCTGTGGATGTGCTCATCAGCACCGGAGAAGGCAAG GCGAAGGATGCAGGCCAGAGGACCACCATTTACAAGAGGGACCCAGACAAGCAGTATGGCCTGAAGATGAAGACATCCAGGAGTTTCTTCAGCGAGGTGGAGAGACGCTTCGATGCCATGCCTTTCACTCTCAG GGCGTTTGAGGATGAGGGCAAGGCAAGGCTGGGTGTGGTAGAGTGTGCCAAACATGAACTCCTGCAGCCCTTCAACGTTCTACACGAGAAAGAAG GTGAGTTTGTGGCCCAGTTCAAGTTCACTGTTCTGCTGATGGCCAACGGACCCCTACGCATCACCACAGGGCTGTATGAGCAGGAGCTGTACAAGTCTGAACACGAAGTAGAGGACGCAGATCTCAAG GCCTTGCTCCAAAGCTCAGCGAGCCGCAAGacgcagaagaagaagaaaaagaag GCTTCAAAGACTGTGGAAACCGAAACGGCACCAGGGCAGCCAGCGCCAGAGGTCAAAGAGACCGAAGCTGCAGAATAA
- the LOC111966807 gene encoding receptor tyrosine-protein kinase erbB-3-like: MDRWQVSVLCIVILSCLQPTSSQTQEVVCTGTQNGLSSTGSQENQYNLIKNRYTGCEIIMGNLEITQIETDWDFSFLGTIREVTGYILIAMNHFRRLPLEQLRVIRGNTLYDRGFALSVFFNYPKEGSNGLQHLGLTYLTEILEGGVQIVNNRFLSYGPWVNWDDIVRDRDRAKAPIDIQYNGQRGPCHPSCGENCWGSGEEHCQILTKTVCAPQCNGRCFGTSPRDCCHIECAGGCTASQDMDCFACSHFNDSGSCVPQCPQTLIYNKQTFQMETNPNAKYQYGSICVSHCPTHFVVDGSSCVSGCPPDKKEVERSGQRQCELCGGLCPKACEGTGPEHRQTVDSSNIDSFINCTKIQGSLHFLVTGILGDDYKNIPPLDPKKLEVFRSVQEITDILAIQSWPKELSDLSVFSNLTTIQGRSLHNAKRRFSLMVMRVASITSLGLRSLREISDGNVYLSHNANLCYHHTVNWTRLFTGHSTSLNDIKDNRPLRECVEEGHVCDPLCSDSGCWGPGPDQCLSCRNHSRDSTCVAHCNFYTGQPREFAGPKGECVACHPECQPQYGRDSCTSQGSDECVVCSSLRDGPHCVFSCPSGVNGENGQFIYKYPNKDSYCEPCHVNCTQGCSGPGLSDCIDNTRQSTSTQITGIALGVPAALIVCLALFVLGMLYHRGRAIRRKRAMRRYLKSEESFEPLGPGEKGANVHARILRAPELKKVKALGSGVFGTVHKGLWIPEGDSVKIPVAIKTIQDRTGRQTFTEITDHMLSMGSLDHPYIVRLIGVCPGASLQLVTQLSSQGSLLKHIRHHRDNLDPQRLLNWCVQIAKGMYYLEEHCMVHRNLAARNVMLKNDYFVQISDYGVADLLYPDDKKYVYSDSNKTPINIKWMALESILFRTYTHQSDVWSYGVTVWEMMSFGAEPYASMQPQDVPSVLEKGERLSQPHICTIDVYMVMVKCWMIDENIRPTFKELANDFIRMARDPPRYLVIKDRGEAGPEESHQRDSELDNLEAGLEDQDEEGLEDGLATPPLTLSPSRMSRLRMSSYRSASVTVQGGPVEYLPMTSSSGELFSQQSRLNSARTLSQGLEGRRSGLDVELTEGVSLSGSLRRQQPRAGRDSSSSTHHTTTTMVHRSQSAVSESHSNRPEQEEEGEEDHYGYVLPGVSNTPERDCLLSHPASRNSRPSGTSLRGSRSSKNVLSPLATAPDPTADYELMTKQPAHLPRSPRATSVQIEGPSSVVWRKQSSTLPSPTYNTAPSPLEGDNTVHGASQESSSGTAATPGGSQCSTEASDSASARVAEGDMLQPLVDRPYSGSVVSDSGGVTQGRPEQAAVVDYEYMDIRSTTNNTDTERPIWERRECRAADLRRTEAEEREREEEGKSQEVEEEKGKEDEEGEEVYQYTNKQPRLLRESNKVAGLLPKPRPKPSLLPKPRPKPSLSPSPNPNPRPDGFTAVVDSQVEVYEEMHAFGGGSHRGDHQEAEYQNLPVPGKGRATTAEEGGAGSRCAGLGLGGYIKVCSGVGVVEPSSNTSFDNPDYWHSRLFLKPDAMCT, translated from the exons AAATTCTGGAGGGGGGTGTCCAGATCGTCAACAACAGGTTCCTGAGCTATGGTCCCTGGGTGAACTGGGATGATATTGTGAGGGACAGGGATAGGGCCAAGGCTCCCATTGACATCCAGTACAACGGCCAGAGAG GGCCTTGTCACCCTTCCTGTGGGGAGAACTGCTGGGGGTCTGGTGAAGAACACTGCCAGATCT TGACTAAGACGGTGTGCGCCCCTCAGTGTAATGGCCGCTGTTTTGGGACAAGCCCCAGGGACTGCTGTCACATAGAGTGTGCAGGGGGCTGCACTGCGTCTCAGGACATGGACTGCTTT GCGTGCAGTCACTTCAACGACTCAGGCTCCTGTGTGCCCCAGTGTCCCCAGACTCTGATCTACAACAAGCAGACGTTTCAGATGGAGACGAACCCCAACGCCAAGTATCAGTACGGATCCATCTGTGTCTCCCACTGCCCCA CCCACTTCGTGGTGGACGGCAGCTCCTGTGTGAGTGGTTGTCCTCCAGACaagaaggaggtggagaggagtggTCAGAGGCAGTGTGAGCTCTGTGGAGGGCTGTGCCCTAAAG CCTGTGAGGGCACAGGTCCTGAGCACAGACAGACGGTGGACTCCAGTAACATTGACAGCTTCATCAACTGCACCAAGATACAGGGCAGTCTGCACTTCCTGGTCACAGGGATCCTTGG TGATGACTATAAGAATATCCCACCTCTGGACCCTAAGAAGCTGGAAGTCTTCCGCTCTGTGCAGGAGataacag ATATCCTAGCCATCCAGTCATGGCCTAAAGAGCTGTCAGATCTGTCAGTGTTCTCCAATCTTACCACCATACAGGGAAGATCTCTTCACAA CGCAAAGAG gcgTTTCTCTCTGATGGTCATGCGTGTTGCGTCCATCACCTCTCTGGGTCTGCGTTCCCTGAGAGAGATCAGCGACGGCAACGTGTACCTCAGCCACAACGCCAACCTGTGTTACCACCACACCGTCAACTGGACACGCCTGTTCACCGGGCACTCCACAAGCCTCAacgacatcaaggacaacaggcCTCTGAGAGAGTGTG ttGAGGAGGGTCACGTGTGTGACCCGCTGTGTTCAGACTCAGGCTGCTGGGGCCCGGGGCCTGACCAGTGTCTCTCCTGCAGGAATCACAGCCGAGACTCTACCTGTGTGGCACACTGCAACTTCTACACAGG TCAGCCCAGGGAGTTTGCGGGGCCAAAAGGGGAGTGTGTTGCCTGTCATCCAGAATGCCAACCGCAGTATGGGAGGGATAGCTGCAC ctctcaggggtctgatgagtgtgtggtgtgttccagTCTGAGAGACGGTCCTCACTGTGTGTTCTCCTGCCCCAGTGGGGTGAACGGGGAGAACGGGCAGTTCATCTACAAATACCCCAACAAGGACAGCTACTGTGAGCCCTGCCATGTCAACTGCACACAGGG GTGTTCGGGTCCAGGGTTGAGTGACTGTATAGACAACACTAGACAGTCCACTAG CACTCAGATCACAGGAATAGCGTTGGGAGTGCCGGCTGCCCTCATAGTCTGCCTGGCATTGTTTGTGTTGGGCATGCTGTACCACCGTGGCCGGGCCATCCGCAGGAAGAGAGCCATGAGGAGGTACCTGAAGAGTGAGGAG AGTTTTGAGCCACTGGGGCCAGGAGAGAAAGGGGCTAACGTTCATGCCCGGATCCTGAGGGCCCCAGAGCTGAAGAAGGTCAAAGCCCTTGGCTCTGGAGTGTTTGGTACTGTACACAAAGGCCTGTGGATCCCTGAGGGAGACTCCGTGAAGATTCCTGTAGCCATTAAGACCATCCAGGACCGCACAGGCAGACAGACCTTCACTGAGATCACTGAT CACATGTTGTCCATGGGCAGTCTTGACCACCCGTATATCGTCAGGCTCATAGGTGTCTGTCCAGGTGCCAGTCTCCAGCTGGTCACCCAGCTCAGCAGCCAGGGGTCCTTACTGAAGCACATCAGGCACCACAGGGACAACCTGGATCCACAGAGGCTTCTCAACTGGTGTGTACAGATAGCTAAG GGCATGTATTACCTGGAGGAACACTGTATGGTGCACAGGAACCTGGCTGCGAGGAACGTGATGTTAAAGAATGATTACTTCGTCCAGATTTCTGACTACGGTGTGGCTGACCTGCTCTATCCTGATGACAAGAAATATGTCTACAGTGACAGTAACAAG ACTCCCATAAACATAAAATGGATGGCCCTGGAAAGCATCCTGTTCCGAACATACACTCATCAGAGTGACGTCTGGAGTTATG GAGTGACAGTGTGGGAGATGATGTCATTCGGAGCAGAGCCCTACGCATCCATGCAGCCCCAAGATGTCCCCAGTGTACTGGAGAAGGGAGAGCGCCTGTCCCAGCCCCACATCTGTACTATAGACGTGTACATGGTCATGGTTAAGT GCTGGATGATTGATGAGAATATTCGCCCGACCTTCAAAGAACTGGCCAATGACTTTATTCGCATGGCAAGAGACCCACCTCGCTACCTTGTCATCAAG GACAGAGGAGAGGCGGGGCCAGAAGAATCCCACCAACGAGACTCAGAGCTGGACAATTTGGAGGCGGGCCTGGAGGACCAGGATGAGGAGGGATTGGAGGACGGTTTGGCCACTCCTCCCCTTACCCTGTCCCCATCCAGGATGTCTCGCCTGAGGATGAGCTCATATAGG AGTGCCAGTGTCACCGTTCAGGGAGGACCAGTAGAGTACCTTCCCATGACCTCCAGCTCTGGAGAG TTGTTCTCCCAGCAGTCTCGTCTGAACTCAGCGAGGACACTGTCACAGGGGTTAGAGGGAAGACGGAGTGGCCTGGACGTTGAGCTGACCGAGGGAGTGTCACTGAGCGGCAGCTTGCGCAGGCAGCAGCCCAGAGCTGGCAGGGACAGTAGCAGTAgtacccaccacaccaccaccaccatggtgcATAGGAGCCAATCTGCAGTCTCAGAGTCACACTCCAACAGGCCTgagcaagaggaggagggggaggaagatcACTATGGATACGTGCTGCCTGGAGTGTCTAATACtccagagagag ATTGTCTGCTGTCTCACCCAGCCTCCAGAAACTCTCGCCCAAGTGGAACATCTCTTAGGGGCTCTAGGAGCTCCAAAAATGTGCTGTCACCATTAGCAACTGCCCCAGACCCCACCGCGGACTATGAACTGATGACCAAACAGCCAGCCCATTTGCCCCGCTCCCCCAGAGCCACCTCTGTACAGATAGAAGGGCCTTCATCAGTGGTATGGAGGAAACAGTCCTCAACTCTGCCCTCCCCAACCTACAATACAGCACCCTCACCACTAGAGGGCGACAACACAGTGCATGGGGCCTCACAGGAGTCATCGTCAGGCACTGCAGCCACTCCTGGGGGAAGCCAGTGTTCAACAGAGGCCTCTGATAGTGCTTCGGCTAGAGTAGCAGAGGGAGACATGCTGCAGCCGCTGGTTGACAGGCCTTACAGTGGATCTGTTGTGTCTGACAGTGGAGGGGTGACTCAGGGGAGGCCAGAGCAAGCAGCTGTAGTGGACTATGAATACATGGATATCCGGAgcaccacaaacaacacagacacagaaagaccGATCTGGGAGAGGCGTGAGTGTCGAGCAGCTGACTTGAGGAGGACAGAGgcagaagaacgagagagagaagaagaaggaaagagtcaggaggtagaggaggagaaaggaaaggaagatgaggaaggggaggaagttTACCAGTACACTAACAAGCAGCCCAGACTCCTCAGAGAGAGCAATAAAGTGGCGGGGCTCCTCCCCAAGCCAAGGCCCAAGCCCAGCCTCCTCCCCAAGCCAAGGCCCaaacccagcctcagccccagccccaaTCCCAACCCCAGGCCAGATGGTTTCACAGCAGTGGTAGACAGCCAGGTGGAGGTATATGAGGAGATGCATGCCTTTGGAGGGGGCTCCCATCGAGGGGACCACCAGGAGGCAGAGTACCAGAACCTCCCAGTCCCAGGGAAGGGGAGGGCCACCACGGCTGAGGAGGGGGGCGCGGGTAGCAGGTGTGCCGGGCTAGGGTTGGGGGGGTACATCAAAGTATGCTCTGGTGTGGGAGTGGTAGAGCCGAGCAGTAACACATCGTTTGACAACCCTGACTACTGGCACAGCAGACTGTTCCTCAAGCCAGATGCTATGTGCACATAA